From the genome of Brienomyrus brachyistius isolate T26 chromosome 8, BBRACH_0.4, whole genome shotgun sequence, one region includes:
- the LOC125747050 gene encoding NADH-cytochrome b5 reductase 3 isoform X1 codes for MTYPTTTAVFIAVGAVLVSTVGLVLGAYFMKRKKTKLITLLDPAVKYALKLIDKETISHDTRRFRFALPSMEHVLGLPVGKHVYLSARIDGNLVVRPYTPVSSDDDKGFVDLVVKIYFKNINPKFPEGGKMSQYLESLQLGEMVDFRGPGGLLEYKGQGEFAIQPDKKSPAETKVVRSLGLIAGGTGITPILQLVRAIMKDPTDKTTCSLLFANQTERDILLKDELEEIQARYPDRFKLWFTVDKARDDWEYSQGFISADMIREHLPEADDDNMVLICGPPPMIQFACNPNLDKLGFRQSQRFIY; via the exons ATGACATACCCCACG ACAACTGCGGTGTTCATCGCGGTGGGGGCTGTCCTGGTCTCCACTGTGGGCCTTGTCCTGGGTGCTTATTTTATGAAAAGGAAGAAAACCAAGCTGATCACACTGCTTGATCCCGCTGTTAAATATGCCTTGAAGCTCATCGACAAAGAG ACGATCAGTCATGACACCCGAAGGTTCCGTTTTGCCCTGCCCTCCATGGAGCACGTTCTGGGCCTTCCTGTTG GGAAGCACGTGTACCTTTCAGCCCGCATAGATGGGAATCTTGTGGTGCGTCCATACACACCAGTATCCAGCGATGACGACAAGGGATTTGTGGACCTTGTAGTGAAG ATATATTTTAAGAACATCAACCCTAAGTTCCCAGAGGGTGGCAAGATGTCCCAGTACTTGGAAAGTCTGCAGCTGGGGGAGATGGTGGACTTCCGGGGTCCTGGTGGACTGCTGGAGTACAAGGGCCAAG GGGAGTTTGCAATCCAGCCAGACAAGAAGTCTCCTGCAGAGACGAAGGTTGTCAGATCTTTGGGTCTGATTGCAGGGGGAACAG GTATCACCCCCATTCTGCAGCTGGTCCGGGCGATTATGAAGGACCCCACTGACAAGACTACCTGCAGCCTGCTGTTTGCCAACCAG ACGGAGAGAGACATCCTCCTCAAAGATGAGCTGGAGGAAATCCAGGCCAGGTACCCTGACCGCTTCAAGCTATGGTTCACCGTGGATAAAGCCCGTGATG ACTGGGAGTACAGCCAGGGTTTCATCAGCGCCGACATGATCCGGGAGCACCTGCCTGAAGCTGACGATGACAACATGGTTCTGATCTGCGGCCCACCACCCATGATCCAGTTTGCCTGCAACCCCAACTTGGACAAGCTGGGCTTCCGGCAGAGTCAGCGCTTCATCTACTAG
- the LOC125747050 gene encoding NADH-cytochrome b5 reductase 1 isoform X2 — MTTAVFIAVGAVLVSTVGLVLGAYFMKRKKTKLITLLDPAVKYALKLIDKETISHDTRRFRFALPSMEHVLGLPVGKHVYLSARIDGNLVVRPYTPVSSDDDKGFVDLVVKIYFKNINPKFPEGGKMSQYLESLQLGEMVDFRGPGGLLEYKGQGEFAIQPDKKSPAETKVVRSLGLIAGGTGITPILQLVRAIMKDPTDKTTCSLLFANQTERDILLKDELEEIQARYPDRFKLWFTVDKARDDWEYSQGFISADMIREHLPEADDDNMVLICGPPPMIQFACNPNLDKLGFRQSQRFIY, encoded by the exons ATG ACAACTGCGGTGTTCATCGCGGTGGGGGCTGTCCTGGTCTCCACTGTGGGCCTTGTCCTGGGTGCTTATTTTATGAAAAGGAAGAAAACCAAGCTGATCACACTGCTTGATCCCGCTGTTAAATATGCCTTGAAGCTCATCGACAAAGAG ACGATCAGTCATGACACCCGAAGGTTCCGTTTTGCCCTGCCCTCCATGGAGCACGTTCTGGGCCTTCCTGTTG GGAAGCACGTGTACCTTTCAGCCCGCATAGATGGGAATCTTGTGGTGCGTCCATACACACCAGTATCCAGCGATGACGACAAGGGATTTGTGGACCTTGTAGTGAAG ATATATTTTAAGAACATCAACCCTAAGTTCCCAGAGGGTGGCAAGATGTCCCAGTACTTGGAAAGTCTGCAGCTGGGGGAGATGGTGGACTTCCGGGGTCCTGGTGGACTGCTGGAGTACAAGGGCCAAG GGGAGTTTGCAATCCAGCCAGACAAGAAGTCTCCTGCAGAGACGAAGGTTGTCAGATCTTTGGGTCTGATTGCAGGGGGAACAG GTATCACCCCCATTCTGCAGCTGGTCCGGGCGATTATGAAGGACCCCACTGACAAGACTACCTGCAGCCTGCTGTTTGCCAACCAG ACGGAGAGAGACATCCTCCTCAAAGATGAGCTGGAGGAAATCCAGGCCAGGTACCCTGACCGCTTCAAGCTATGGTTCACCGTGGATAAAGCCCGTGATG ACTGGGAGTACAGCCAGGGTTTCATCAGCGCCGACATGATCCGGGAGCACCTGCCTGAAGCTGACGATGACAACATGGTTCTGATCTGCGGCCCACCACCCATGATCCAGTTTGCCTGCAACCCCAACTTGGACAAGCTGGGCTTCCGGCAGAGTCAGCGCTTCATCTACTAG
- the LOC125747048 gene encoding aminopeptidase B isoform X2, with translation MQKRSPFQSEAEMDVPLALHSDNAEDVATSSSFRHFRIKHFNLDLSVDFDQRKLRSTETLELKCLQDSQSELCLDVHPSLELHEVAYNTDNNSAEWLKAEFFTKEFTSYGMTLVVKFPSPWKTEDEFRLSIKYVATDGPGMSWLDPTQTAEKNKPFLYTSGFPVLNSSLFPGFHSPMVKSSFSATVQVPDGFTAVMSSTKWEHRKADNTFLFSMEQPIPSYLVALAVGDLVSAEVGPRTRVWTEPCLLQAAQKEYDGVIEEFLVVGEKLFGPYVWGRYDVLFMPPSFPFGGMENPCLTFVTPCLLAGDRSLADVIVHEICHSWFGNLVTNASWGDFWLNEGFTMYAQRRICKELYGEAYTSLEAATGRALLRQHMDNTGEDHPLNKLRVKIEPGVDPDDTYNETPYEKGFCFVSYLAHLTGDQSRFDAFLKAYVDKFKFRSVVAEDALEFYLDYFPDLKEKEVHKIKGLEFDSWLNVSGWPPYLPDLSPGQNLMKPAQQLADMWAAQCLDMAAINTVDIRQWKTYQTIYFLDNILERSPLPRGATEKLEEQYPHIVQSNNAELRLRWAQIVLQNQHEPGYQHVRAFLDSQGKQKYTLPVYRAMWNTSEGTKALATEIFSNTSHQLHINVRNYVRKILT, from the exons ATGCAGAAGCGGAGTCCTTTCCAATCCGAAGCAGAAATGGATGTTCCTCTCGCACTGCATTCCGACAACGCGGAAGATGTAGCTACCTCTTCGAGCTTTCGACATTTTCGAATTAAACATTTCAACCTAGATCTAAGCGTAGACtttgatcagaggaagctgcgaAGCACCGAGACTCTGGAGCTGAAATGTCTCCAGGATTCCCAAAGCGAGTTGTGCTTGGATGTTCATCCCTCGCTTGAGTTGCATGAAGTAGCGTACAACACAGACAATAACAGCGCGGAGTGGTTGAAAGCGGAGTTTTTTACTAAGGAGTTCACTAGTTATGGGATGACACTTGTCGTGAAATTCCCATCGCCCTGGAAGACAGAAGACGAGTTTCGTTTATCCATCAAGTATGTCGCTACTGATGGACCAGGG ATGTCCTGGTTGGACCCCACCCAGACGGCAGAGAAGAACAAGCCTTTCTTGTACACATCTGGGTTTCCAGTGCTGAACAGCAGCCTGTTCCCGGGCTTCCACTCGCCCATGGTCAAGAGCAGCTTCTCCGCAACAGTGCAG GTGCCAGACGGCTTCACTGCAGTGATGAGTTCCACTAAATGGGAGCACCGCAAGGCAGACAACACCTTCCTGTTCTCCATGGAGCAGcctattccatcctacctggtgGCCCTGGCTGTGGGAGATCTGGTGTCTGCTGAGGTTGGGCCAAG GACACGTGTGTGGACAGAGCCCTGTTTGTTGCAGGCAGCCCAGAAGGAGTATGATGGTGTGATTGAAGAGTTCCTGGTTGTGGGGGAGAAGCTGTTTGGGCCATACGTCTGGGGAAG GTACGACGTCCTATTCATGCCACCTTCCTTTCCGTTTGGGGGTATGGAGAACCCCTGCCTGACCTTCGTCACGCCCTGCTTGCTGGCAGGGGACCGCTCGCTGGCTGATGTCATCGTGCATGAGATCTGTCACAGCTGGTTCGGCAACCTGGTCACCAATGCTAGCTGGGGTGACTTCTGGCTCAATGAGGGCTTCACTATGTATGCCCAGCGTCGCATCTGCAAAGAGCTGTATG GTGAAGCCTACACCAGCCTGGAGGCAGCGACAGGCAGAGCCCTCCTCCGGCAGCATATGGACAACACAGGGGAGGACCACCCGCTCAACAAGCTGCGAGTCAAGATTGAGCCAG GTGTGGACCCTGATGACACCTACAATGAGACCCCGTATGAGAAGGGCTTCTGTTTTGTGTCATACCTTGCCCATCTAACCGGGGACCAAAGCCGTTTCGATGCTTTTCTCAAA GCCTATGTTGACAAGTTCAAGTTCCGTAGTGTGGTAGCAGAGGATGCCCTAGAATTCTACTTGGACTATTTCCCTGACCTGAAGGAGAAGGAAGTACATAAGATCAAAG GTCTGGAATTTGACAGCTGGCTGAATGTTTCTGGTTGGCCGCCTTACTTGCCTGACTTGTCACCGGGTCAGAACCTGATGAAACCCGCTCAGCAGCTTGCAGATATGTGGGCAGCGCAGTGCCTGGACATGGCGGCTATCAACACTGTTGACATTCGGCAGTGGAAGACGTATCAGACAATCTACTTCCTGGACAACATCCTGGAGAGGTCCCCACTACCTAGAG GTGCCACGGAGAAACTGGAGGAACAGTACCCCCACATAGTGCAGTCCAATAACGCAGAGCTGCGGCTGCGCTGGGCGCAGATCGTCCTCCAGAACCAGCACGAGCCCGGATACCAGCACGTCCGTGCCTTCCTCGACAGTCAG GGCAAACAAAAGTATACACTGCCAGTGTACCGGGCAATGTGGAACACCTCAGAAGGGACCAAGGCCCTGGCCACCGAAATCTTCTCCAACACCTCGCACCAGCTCCATATAAATGTCCGCAACTACGTCAGGAAGATCCTCACCTGA
- the LOC125747048 gene encoding aminopeptidase B isoform X1 encodes MQKRSPFQSEAEMDVPLALHSDNAEDVATSSSFRHFRIKHFNLDLSVDFDQRKLRSTETLELKCLQDSQSELCLDVHPSLELHEVAYNTDNNSAEWLKAEFFTKEFTSYGMTLVVKFPSPWKTEDEFRLSIKYVATDGPGVCWLEPGQTAGKIKPYVFTQGQAVLNRSLFPCFDTPAVKSTYSASVQVPDGFTAVMSSTKWEHRKADNTFLFSMEQPIPSYLVALAVGDLVSAEVGPRTRVWTEPCLLQAAQKEYDGVIEEFLVVGEKLFGPYVWGRYDVLFMPPSFPFGGMENPCLTFVTPCLLAGDRSLADVIVHEICHSWFGNLVTNASWGDFWLNEGFTMYAQRRICKELYGEAYTSLEAATGRALLRQHMDNTGEDHPLNKLRVKIEPGVDPDDTYNETPYEKGFCFVSYLAHLTGDQSRFDAFLKAYVDKFKFRSVVAEDALEFYLDYFPDLKEKEVHKIKGLEFDSWLNVSGWPPYLPDLSPGQNLMKPAQQLADMWAAQCLDMAAINTVDIRQWKTYQTIYFLDNILERSPLPRGATEKLEEQYPHIVQSNNAELRLRWAQIVLQNQHEPGYQHVRAFLDSQGKQKYTLPVYRAMWNTSEGTKALATEIFSNTSHQLHINVRNYVRKILT; translated from the exons ATGCAGAAGCGGAGTCCTTTCCAATCCGAAGCAGAAATGGATGTTCCTCTCGCACTGCATTCCGACAACGCGGAAGATGTAGCTACCTCTTCGAGCTTTCGACATTTTCGAATTAAACATTTCAACCTAGATCTAAGCGTAGACtttgatcagaggaagctgcgaAGCACCGAGACTCTGGAGCTGAAATGTCTCCAGGATTCCCAAAGCGAGTTGTGCTTGGATGTTCATCCCTCGCTTGAGTTGCATGAAGTAGCGTACAACACAGACAATAACAGCGCGGAGTGGTTGAAAGCGGAGTTTTTTACTAAGGAGTTCACTAGTTATGGGATGACACTTGTCGTGAAATTCCCATCGCCCTGGAAGACAGAAGACGAGTTTCGTTTATCCATCAAGTATGTCGCTACTGATGGACCAGGG GTCTGCTGGCTCGAGCCCGGGCAGACAGCCGGGAAGATCAAGCCCTACGTTTTCACTCAAGGACAAGCCGTGCTCAACCGGTCCCTGTTTCCGTGTTTTGACACGCCGGCGGTCAAGAGCACCTACTCGGCCTCGGTCCAG GTGCCAGACGGCTTCACTGCAGTGATGAGTTCCACTAAATGGGAGCACCGCAAGGCAGACAACACCTTCCTGTTCTCCATGGAGCAGcctattccatcctacctggtgGCCCTGGCTGTGGGAGATCTGGTGTCTGCTGAGGTTGGGCCAAG GACACGTGTGTGGACAGAGCCCTGTTTGTTGCAGGCAGCCCAGAAGGAGTATGATGGTGTGATTGAAGAGTTCCTGGTTGTGGGGGAGAAGCTGTTTGGGCCATACGTCTGGGGAAG GTACGACGTCCTATTCATGCCACCTTCCTTTCCGTTTGGGGGTATGGAGAACCCCTGCCTGACCTTCGTCACGCCCTGCTTGCTGGCAGGGGACCGCTCGCTGGCTGATGTCATCGTGCATGAGATCTGTCACAGCTGGTTCGGCAACCTGGTCACCAATGCTAGCTGGGGTGACTTCTGGCTCAATGAGGGCTTCACTATGTATGCCCAGCGTCGCATCTGCAAAGAGCTGTATG GTGAAGCCTACACCAGCCTGGAGGCAGCGACAGGCAGAGCCCTCCTCCGGCAGCATATGGACAACACAGGGGAGGACCACCCGCTCAACAAGCTGCGAGTCAAGATTGAGCCAG GTGTGGACCCTGATGACACCTACAATGAGACCCCGTATGAGAAGGGCTTCTGTTTTGTGTCATACCTTGCCCATCTAACCGGGGACCAAAGCCGTTTCGATGCTTTTCTCAAA GCCTATGTTGACAAGTTCAAGTTCCGTAGTGTGGTAGCAGAGGATGCCCTAGAATTCTACTTGGACTATTTCCCTGACCTGAAGGAGAAGGAAGTACATAAGATCAAAG GTCTGGAATTTGACAGCTGGCTGAATGTTTCTGGTTGGCCGCCTTACTTGCCTGACTTGTCACCGGGTCAGAACCTGATGAAACCCGCTCAGCAGCTTGCAGATATGTGGGCAGCGCAGTGCCTGGACATGGCGGCTATCAACACTGTTGACATTCGGCAGTGGAAGACGTATCAGACAATCTACTTCCTGGACAACATCCTGGAGAGGTCCCCACTACCTAGAG GTGCCACGGAGAAACTGGAGGAACAGTACCCCCACATAGTGCAGTCCAATAACGCAGAGCTGCGGCTGCGCTGGGCGCAGATCGTCCTCCAGAACCAGCACGAGCCCGGATACCAGCACGTCCGTGCCTTCCTCGACAGTCAG GGCAAACAAAAGTATACACTGCCAGTGTACCGGGCAATGTGGAACACCTCAGAAGGGACCAAGGCCCTGGCCACCGAAATCTTCTCCAACACCTCGCACCAGCTCCATATAAATGTCCGCAACTACGTCAGGAAGATCCTCACCTGA
- the LOC125747048 gene encoding aminopeptidase B isoform X3, whose product MPPSFPFGGMENPCLTFVTPCLLAGDRSLADVIVHEICHSWFGNLVTNASWGDFWLNEGFTMYAQRRICKELYGEAYTSLEAATGRALLRQHMDNTGEDHPLNKLRVKIEPGVDPDDTYNETPYEKGFCFVSYLAHLTGDQSRFDAFLKAYVDKFKFRSVVAEDALEFYLDYFPDLKEKEVHKIKGLEFDSWLNVSGWPPYLPDLSPGQNLMKPAQQLADMWAAQCLDMAAINTVDIRQWKTYQTIYFLDNILERSPLPRGATEKLEEQYPHIVQSNNAELRLRWAQIVLQNQHEPGYQHVRAFLDSQGKQKYTLPVYRAMWNTSEGTKALATEIFSNTSHQLHINVRNYVRKILT is encoded by the exons ATGCCACCTTCCTTTCCGTTTGGGGGTATGGAGAACCCCTGCCTGACCTTCGTCACGCCCTGCTTGCTGGCAGGGGACCGCTCGCTGGCTGATGTCATCGTGCATGAGATCTGTCACAGCTGGTTCGGCAACCTGGTCACCAATGCTAGCTGGGGTGACTTCTGGCTCAATGAGGGCTTCACTATGTATGCCCAGCGTCGCATCTGCAAAGAGCTGTATG GTGAAGCCTACACCAGCCTGGAGGCAGCGACAGGCAGAGCCCTCCTCCGGCAGCATATGGACAACACAGGGGAGGACCACCCGCTCAACAAGCTGCGAGTCAAGATTGAGCCAG GTGTGGACCCTGATGACACCTACAATGAGACCCCGTATGAGAAGGGCTTCTGTTTTGTGTCATACCTTGCCCATCTAACCGGGGACCAAAGCCGTTTCGATGCTTTTCTCAAA GCCTATGTTGACAAGTTCAAGTTCCGTAGTGTGGTAGCAGAGGATGCCCTAGAATTCTACTTGGACTATTTCCCTGACCTGAAGGAGAAGGAAGTACATAAGATCAAAG GTCTGGAATTTGACAGCTGGCTGAATGTTTCTGGTTGGCCGCCTTACTTGCCTGACTTGTCACCGGGTCAGAACCTGATGAAACCCGCTCAGCAGCTTGCAGATATGTGGGCAGCGCAGTGCCTGGACATGGCGGCTATCAACACTGTTGACATTCGGCAGTGGAAGACGTATCAGACAATCTACTTCCTGGACAACATCCTGGAGAGGTCCCCACTACCTAGAG GTGCCACGGAGAAACTGGAGGAACAGTACCCCCACATAGTGCAGTCCAATAACGCAGAGCTGCGGCTGCGCTGGGCGCAGATCGTCCTCCAGAACCAGCACGAGCCCGGATACCAGCACGTCCGTGCCTTCCTCGACAGTCAG GGCAAACAAAAGTATACACTGCCAGTGTACCGGGCAATGTGGAACACCTCAGAAGGGACCAAGGCCCTGGCCACCGAAATCTTCTCCAACACCTCGCACCAGCTCCATATAAATGTCCGCAACTACGTCAGGAAGATCCTCACCTGA